GGCGTGGGGCTTCGCTGCCACGCGAGCGAGGCATTGGAGCGCGCCGCGCGCACCTGCCCCAATCCGCAGGTGAAAGAGCGGATTGTGGCCTATCTGCTGAACGGAATCTGAGGGTGCCCGGGGCAAACCAAGGCGCGCTCCAGCGAACCCGCTGTCCGAATATTTTCCCGACAAGGTGACACCGGATGTCACACTCGCCTGGTAGCCTGCTTTGCAGGAGGCAGGCGATGGGCGACTACCAGGTCAGCGGGCGGGGAAAAACACAGACCTACTTTCTCAAGGACTGGATGCAGACGCGCGGCCCGCTCTTCGAGCGCGCGCGCATGGCGGCGATCCGGGCGGTGGTGCTCACCGAGGTCCTGATTCTCTCGCGTGCCGCGCCCGAGCGCGGAGTGCGCATACGGGCGGCGCGAACCATGGGAGCCCACGGGGGCGGAGAGCGGCCCTCGAAACGGCCCGCCGGCGAAGAACAATACGAGGCGGCGCGGGAACTTTGCTCCGGCCTGCGACGCATCAGCCGCGAGGCCGCACACCTGCCGTTTACCCAGCAGAGCGACCGGGTGATCGCGCTGCTTCGGGAATACGAGCCGGAAGGGCGCGGGGCCTACGACTACCTCATGGACAACGCCTGGGCCGAACTCCTCTGCGGCGTGCTCTTCGCCCGCGAAGATACCGTGCGGCTTCGCGCGGCACGCACGCTGCTGTGCTGGACAGAACCCGATGCCTGCAAGGTGGGCCGGGAACTCGACGAAGAGGAAAAGCAGACACTGGACGAGGTGCGCGATGAGGCTGCCGCGCGGCAGAGGCTGCAGACGCACTGGGGACCGGCGGTGCAATGCGCTCCGGGCAACGCGCCGGAGATCCAGGCCCGCGGAAGGGACGGCCCGTGAACGACTTCGTCGTTTCCAGATTTCAGCGCGACAGTTGCAGCGCGCGCCGCGCCGGTTGCAGGGGCACCGGTGCGCGCACTTGCGCGTGCGCTCCGGCGCAAGGCCCTGTTTTGAGCCAATTGCACTCCGGCGCACGGGCTTGCGGGCGCCGGAGCGGGCGCAAGTGCGGCGGATTGACGGGAAAACCGGCGTAGAAGAAAAAAAATCTGGAAAAGGGGCGCGGAAATAAATCGCCTTCGAAATGACTTCCGGGCAGAACTCAGCGCACCCGCTGGCCGTCGACCACGAACTGGTCGACGCGTTCCTGATAGAAACAGACCAGCTCCTGGATCTTGCGCACTTCATCGAAGGGGGCGAGGTAGGTCCAGACGATGTCAGGGTAGTCGCGCTCGCCGATCTTCACGCTGTAGTAGGAGGCGCTTCCCTTATAGGGGCACACCGTCTCGGTTGAGGAGGGCCTGAGCAGCTCCATGCGCACATCGTCGAGCGGAAGGTAGTAGCGCGGAGGCAGGCCGGTCTCGAAGAGCACGACGGGGCGGTGGCACTCGGCCACGCGCTCACCGGCAAGGAATACTTCCACGTGGCGCGAGCTCTTCAGGCAATCGATGCGCACGTAGGGATCGCGCGGGTGGACGAAGACCTGCTCGTCTTCCTCGAACCAGGCGTCCATGGCATCCCAGTCGAAGGAAATGTGCTCTGCCAGCGCCTTGACCTGCGGCGCGGGCGCCGGGTGCGCGATGGCGGCGTGGGTGGCAGTGCGGCTCTCCTTGGAGTCCCCGACGACCACGTCCCAGGTGCGGGTGGGGCCAAGGTGGGCATTGCCCTCGGAAGTGGCGGAATGCTTCAAATACTCGGTGCGCACATCGGCACGCGGGAAATAGTAGCGCGGCGTGCACCCTCGCTCACGCAGCAGCAGCGCCCGCCGGCTGTCAGCGATGGTGACACCGGCAAATACGACGCGCACCTGCTTGGGCGAGGGCTCCAGCGCGACCCAGTGGCCGTCGGCATAGTACCAGCGCGCGTCGGCGCCGGGCTCGGGGACGCTCATTTCCCGTCCTCCCGCGCGACCTTGAAGCCGCCGAATGCCTGCATGGTGGGAAGCACTTCGATGCGTGAGACATTGACATGGGCCGGGCGGGTGAGCGCCCACTCGATGGTTTCGGCGATGTCCTCGGCAACGAGCGGCTGGTAGCCCTCATACACCCTGTCGGCGGCGGCCTGGTCGCCCCGCATGCGCACCACGGAGAACTCGGTCTCCACGGCGCCGGGCTCGATGTTGGTCACCCGGATGTTCTTGCCCAGAAGATCGACGCGCAGGTTGCGCGAGAACTGAAGGACGAAGCTCTTGGTGGCGCCGTAGACATTGCCCCTGGCGTAGGGATAGCTCCCGGCGACTGAGCCCACATTGACGATGTGCCCGCGATCACGCTCGACCATGCCGGGAAGCA
This genomic interval from Chrysiogenia bacterium contains the following:
- a CDS encoding DUF427 domain-containing protein, whose translation is MSVPEPGADARWYYADGHWVALEPSPKQVRVVFAGVTIADSRRALLLRERGCTPRYYFPRADVRTEYLKHSATSEGNAHLGPTRTWDVVVGDSKESRTATHAAIAHPAPAPQVKALAEHISFDWDAMDAWFEEDEQVFVHPRDPYVRIDCLKSSRHVEVFLAGERVAECHRPVVLFETGLPPRYYLPLDDVRMELLRPSSTETVCPYKGSASYYSVKIGERDYPDIVWTYLAPFDEVRKIQELVCFYQERVDQFVVDGQRVR
- a CDS encoding SDR family NAD(P)-dependent oxidoreductase — its product is MSTLKDKTVFITGATAGIGEASARRCAAAGARLVLLGRRAERLDALAKELSVPCHLIAADIRDREVIEKAIAELPADFAAVDVLINNAGLAAGLERAWETDPEDWETMVDTNIKGLMRCTRLLLPGMVERDRGHIVNVGSVAGSYPYARGNVYGATKSFVLQFSRNLRVDLLGKNIRVTNIEPGAVETEFSVVRMRGDQAAADRVYEGYQPLVAEDIAETIEWALTRPAHVNVSRIEVLPTMQAFGGFKVAREDGK